Proteins co-encoded in one Candidatus Methylomirabilis sp. genomic window:
- a CDS encoding regulatory protein RecX, which translates to MRLLIIRDRTCAELARLLAARGYTQADTQAALDRLKEQGYLNDQRFATAWATGRLRTKPMGQYRLSKELEAKGVEVQLVHEVLEEIYEEGEEPVARRAMAGKLSVLGRLPASSRTLRVARFLQRRGFSNEVIWRLLHEEQRG; encoded by the coding sequence GTGCGCCTCCTGATCATTCGAGACAGAACGTGTGCCGAGCTTGCTCGCCTGCTTGCGGCCAGGGGATATACCCAGGCCGATACGCAGGCGGCGCTCGATCGGTTGAAAGAGCAGGGGTACCTGAACGATCAACGATTCGCGACAGCCTGGGCCACGGGTCGCCTCCGCACAAAGCCGATGGGACAGTATCGTCTGAGTAAGGAGCTTGAGGCCAAGGGGGTTGAGGTGCAACTCGTACATGAGGTTCTGGAGGAGATCTACGAAGAGGGAGAAGAGCCGGTAGCTCGTCGCGCCATGGCAGGCAAGCTGTCGGTACTTGGGCGTCTTCCGGCTTCCTCCAGGACTCTCCGGGTGGCGCGGTTTCTTCAGCGGAGAGGGTTTTCAAACGAAGTCATCTGGCGGCTGCTTCATGAGGAGCAGCGAGGGTAG
- the recA gene encoding recombinase RecA: protein MAEKTAERGERKERERALDLAIAQIEKLYGKGAIMKLGSSGALLPIAAISTGSLELDAALGVGGVPRGRVIEIFGPESSGKTTLALHIIAEAQRVGGSAAFVDAEHALDPAYARALGVNIDDVLISQPDTGEQALEITEVLVRSGAIDVIVIDSVAALVPRAEIDGEMGEPTMGLQARLMSQALRKLTAAISKSKTCVIFINQLREKIGVMFGNPETTTGGRALKFYSSVRLDIRRISSIKEGEDVVGARVKVKVVKNKVAPPFKEAEFDIIYGEGISRIGGLLDLGAEHKVIEKSGSWFSYAGERIGQGRENAKRFLADNPALCNEIEGKVRAALGLTGSVEAEVAQQAR from the coding sequence ATGGCGGAGAAGACAGCAGAACGGGGGGAACGGAAAGAGCGGGAGCGAGCGCTGGATCTGGCAATCGCCCAGATTGAAAAATTATACGGCAAAGGCGCCATCATGAAGCTGGGCAGTTCCGGCGCGCTCCTACCCATTGCGGCCATTTCCACCGGCTCGCTGGAGTTGGACGCTGCGCTTGGGGTGGGGGGAGTCCCGCGGGGCCGCGTCATCGAGATCTTCGGCCCGGAATCTTCAGGAAAGACGACACTGGCCCTGCACATCATTGCCGAGGCGCAGAGGGTAGGCGGCTCCGCCGCTTTCGTGGATGCCGAGCATGCGCTGGATCCCGCCTATGCCCGGGCTTTAGGGGTGAATATCGATGACGTGCTGATCTCCCAGCCGGACACGGGGGAACAGGCCCTCGAGATCACCGAGGTCCTGGTTCGGAGCGGGGCCATCGATGTCATTGTGATCGACTCGGTTGCCGCCCTCGTGCCTCGGGCTGAGATCGATGGCGAGATGGGCGAGCCCACGATGGGTCTTCAGGCCAGACTGATGTCGCAGGCGCTCCGAAAGCTTACGGCGGCCATCAGCAAGTCCAAGACCTGCGTCATTTTCATCAATCAGCTCCGGGAAAAGATCGGGGTCATGTTCGGCAATCCCGAGACCACCACCGGCGGCCGGGCCCTGAAGTTTTACTCATCAGTCCGGCTTGATATCAGGAGGATCTCGAGCATCAAAGAGGGGGAGGATGTGGTGGGGGCGCGCGTGAAGGTCAAAGTAGTCAAGAACAAGGTCGCCCCTCCCTTCAAAGAGGCAGAGTTCGACATCATCTACGGCGAGGGGATCTCGCGAATCGGGGGTCTGCTGGATCTTGGCGCTGAGCACAAGGTCATTGAAAAGAGCGGGTCCTGGTTCTCCTATGCCGGAGAGCGGATTGGCCAGGGACGGGAGAACGCCAAGCGCTTCTTGGCGGACAACCCTGCCCTATGCAACGAGATTGAAGGGAAGGTGCGCGCCGCTCTGGGGTTGACCGGCTCCGTCGAGGCGGAGGTGGCGCAGCAGGCGCGTTAA
- a CDS encoding type IV pilus twitching motility protein PilT yields the protein MSGELSAATPFDLDGLLRLAIERGASDLHLKVGVPPVLRIDHQLVPAQDRPCLTQADLEATVRLVTTEPQRQRFAQRLEMDVSYGVAGLGRFRTNLFQQRGMMGAAFRVIPLKVETIEELNLPPVIEKLAMEPRGMVLVTGTAGSGKSTTLAAMIGHINSNRTGHIVTIEDPIEFFHPDDRCLINQREVGIDTESFADALRSALRQDPDVIMVGEMRDLDTISTAIVAAETGHLVLSTLHTVDAAETVNRIITIFPPYQQKQIRLQLASLLRGVISMRLIPRADGKGRVPAVEVMVATSTIRECIADPDKTRKISEVIAAGMSEYGMQTFDQSLMSLYQRGLVSYEEALQWSSNPNDFALKVRGIESGVDQPWTAERKGGFRERKLH from the coding sequence ATGAGTGGAGAGCTGTCTGCAGCGACGCCTTTTGACCTTGATGGTCTGCTGAGGCTGGCCATTGAGCGAGGCGCCTCGGACCTCCACCTGAAGGTCGGCGTCCCACCGGTTCTTCGAATCGACCATCAGCTCGTCCCTGCACAGGACCGACCTTGCCTCACCCAAGCCGATCTGGAAGCGACGGTCCGTCTCGTTACGACGGAGCCACAGCGACAGCGGTTTGCGCAACGCCTGGAAATGGACGTCAGCTACGGCGTTGCCGGGTTGGGACGGTTCCGGACCAACCTCTTTCAGCAGCGGGGGATGATGGGGGCCGCCTTTCGGGTCATCCCGCTCAAGGTTGAGACAATTGAAGAGCTCAATCTGCCGCCGGTCATCGAAAAGCTGGCAATGGAACCCAGGGGGATGGTATTAGTCACCGGCACCGCAGGAAGCGGAAAATCGACAACCCTGGCAGCCATGATCGGTCATATCAACAGCAATAGAACCGGTCATATCGTGACCATCGAGGACCCGATCGAGTTCTTCCATCCGGATGATCGGTGCCTGATCAACCAGCGGGAAGTCGGAATTGATACTGAGTCGTTTGCCGACGCATTACGCAGCGCGCTTCGCCAAGATCCGGATGTGATCATGGTGGGAGAGATGCGTGACCTCGATACCATCAGCACGGCGATCGTGGCGGCCGAGACGGGCCATCTGGTTTTGAGCACCCTGCACACCGTCGATGCGGCCGAGACGGTCAATCGCATCATCACGATCTTTCCGCCCTACCAGCAGAAGCAGATCCGGTTGCAACTCGCCTCGCTGCTTCGGGGGGTCATCTCGATGCGATTGATCCCGCGGGCGGATGGGAAAGGACGCGTACCGGCGGTCGAGGTCATGGTTGCAACCTCCACCATTCGGGAGTGCATCGCTGACCCTGACAAGACCAGAAAGATTTCGGAGGTCATCGCGGCCGGGATGTCGGAGTACGGGATGCAGACCTTCGATCAGTCGCTCATGAGCCTCTATCAGCGTGGCCTGGTGAGTTATGAGGAGGCGCTCCAGTGGAGCAGCAATCCTAATGACTTCGCCCTCAAGGTTCGAGGGATCGAGAGCGGGGTAGATCAACCGTGGACCGCGGAACGGAAGGGAGGCTTTCGCGAACGAAAGCTTCACTGA